Proteins co-encoded in one Dysgonomonadaceae bacterium zrk40 genomic window:
- a CDS encoding ATP-binding cassette domain-containing protein: MDLSIRNLVKRFDRLTAVDNVTLDVPHGNFVCFLGPSGCGKTTLLRVIAGLEDADEGTIQLGGEDLTAVPTRARNFGVVFQSYSLFPNMSAARNVGYGLECRRWDKARIGSRVDEMLDLVHLGDHRAKLPAQMSGGQQQRIALARALAPDPSLLLLDEPLSALDAKVREELRVEIRSLQQRLKLTTIMVTHDQEEALAMADVVVVMNKGRIEQIGSPRELYAEPKTAFVADFIGRMNILRLDENARMQPSFGGVALHLADSAHAADHITALGVRPEMISLSDADASGDNTLPATVSGVTYLGNITRVEVVTNAEPKAPITVELHGASAVPKVGERLGIVIPAEALRVLA, translated from the coding sequence ATGGACCTTTCGATCCGCAACCTTGTCAAGCGCTTCGACAGGCTGACAGCAGTCGACAATGTCACGCTCGATGTCCCGCACGGAAACTTCGTCTGTTTTCTGGGACCATCGGGCTGCGGCAAGACCACGCTGCTGCGCGTCATCGCCGGGCTTGAAGACGCGGACGAAGGCACGATCCAGCTCGGCGGCGAGGACTTGACGGCGGTGCCCACCAGGGCGCGCAATTTCGGCGTCGTGTTCCAGTCCTATTCGCTGTTTCCCAATATGAGCGCGGCGCGCAATGTCGGCTATGGGCTTGAATGCCGGCGCTGGGACAAGGCCAGGATCGGCAGCCGCGTCGACGAGATGCTCGACCTCGTGCACCTTGGCGACCATCGCGCCAAGCTGCCGGCGCAGATGTCGGGCGGCCAGCAGCAGCGCATTGCGCTGGCGCGCGCGCTCGCGCCCGATCCGTCGCTGCTTCTGCTCGACGAGCCGCTGTCGGCGCTTGACGCCAAGGTGCGCGAGGAACTGCGCGTGGAAATCCGCAGCCTCCAGCAGCGCCTGAAGCTGACCACGATCATGGTGACTCACGATCAGGAAGAGGCGCTGGCGATGGCGGATGTCGTCGTGGTCATGAACAAGGGACGCATCGAACAGATCGGCTCCCCGCGCGAACTCTATGCCGAGCCGAAAACCGCCTTCGTCGCCGATTTCATCGGCCGCATGAACATCTTGCGGCTGGATGAGAACGCGCGCATGCAGCCGAGCTTCGGCGGCGTCGCGCTTCATCTTGCCGACAGTGCGCACGCGGCGGACCATATCACGGCCCTCGGCGTGCGCCCGGAAATGATTTCCCTGAGCGATGCAGACGCCAGCGGCGACAACACGCTTCCCGCAACCGTCTCCGGCGTCACCTATCTCGGCAATATCACCCGCGTCGAGGTGGTGACGAATGCCGAGCCTAAGGCGCCGATTACCGTCGAGTTGCACGGCGCGAGCGCGGTTCCGAAAGTGGGCGAGCGTCTCGGCATCGTCATCCCGGCCGAAGCCCTGAGGGTGCTCGCATGA
- a CDS encoding ABC transporter permease: MTETQPTPTAPVGAPSPGLIFVLRARFPMASRIGERIVLGIGLLLASSILIFAGIEILPGDFAETYLGQAATPQAIANLRAEFGLDQPLVTRYFDWLVGILHGDFGTSWASGQSVSGQIAARLGNSLLLAGAAAVIAVPLAVGLGLLAVLYRDRLADRLINLVSLAAVSLPEFFVAYLLIMVFVVQHPVAAFPATVYDSMSLWQKLQTIILPVATLVLVVLAHMMRMTRAAIINVMSSAYMETAELKGIGAMRAIVKHAAPNALAPIINVVALNLAYLIVGVVVVEVVFVYPGMGQYMVDAVTIRDLPVVQGCGLVFAAIYILLNMTADILSIVVNPRLRHPR; encoded by the coding sequence ATGACAGAAACACAACCAACACCAACCGCCCCTGTCGGCGCGCCCTCTCCCGGCCTGATCTTCGTTTTGCGCGCGCGCTTTCCCATGGCAAGCCGTATCGGCGAGCGGATCGTGCTCGGCATAGGCCTGCTTCTCGCCAGTTCGATCCTGATCTTCGCCGGGATCGAAATCCTGCCCGGCGACTTCGCCGAGACCTATCTCGGTCAGGCGGCAACGCCGCAGGCGATCGCCAATCTGCGCGCCGAATTCGGCCTCGACCAGCCGCTCGTGACCCGCTATTTCGACTGGCTCGTCGGCATATTGCATGGCGATTTCGGAACGTCCTGGGCAAGCGGCCAGTCCGTCAGCGGCCAGATTGCCGCCCGGCTGGGCAATTCGCTGCTTCTGGCGGGCGCCGCAGCCGTGATCGCCGTTCCGCTCGCCGTCGGCCTTGGCCTTCTCGCCGTGCTCTATCGCGACCGTCTGGCGGACCGGCTGATCAACCTCGTCTCGCTTGCCGCCGTCTCGCTGCCGGAATTCTTCGTCGCCTATCTGCTGATCATGGTGTTCGTGGTCCAGCATCCGGTCGCAGCCTTTCCGGCCACGGTCTATGACAGTATGAGCCTGTGGCAGAAGCTTCAGACCATCATCCTTCCGGTGGCGACGCTGGTTCTGGTGGTGCTCGCCCACATGATGCGGATGACCCGTGCGGCGATCATCAATGTAATGTCCTCCGCCTATATGGAGACCGCCGAGCTGAAAGGCATCGGCGCGATGCGGGCGATCGTGAAACACGCGGCCCCCAATGCGCTGGCGCCGATCATCAATGTCGTGGCCCTCAACCTCGCCTATCTGATCGTCGGCGTCGTCGTGGTCGAGGTGGTTTTCGTCTACCCCGGCATGGGCCAGTACATGGTCGATGCGGTGACGATACGCGACTTGCCGGTGGTGCAGGGCTGCGGGCTGGTCTTCGCCGCGATCTATATTCTGCTCAACATGACAGCCGACATTCTGTCCATTGTCGTCAATCCGCGTCTGAGGCATCCGCGATGA
- a CDS encoding ABC transporter permease subunit — protein sequence MSDAVKTASRPARGIDIADRASVWAMTLFVAALLIIFLLLPLLGILMRSLETPDGLGLGNFIATFSTMRFWELVGDSILVSLTSTAIVVVVAYGYAYALQRAIIPGKWFLRTVILVPLFAPSLVQAQGLILLLGRNGILNRYLDFDLDIYGFWGVAIANALYAFPYAFLILSAALAVADARIYESAEALGAGPLRIFRDVTLPATRYGLAATLFIVFMLAITDFGNPMVIGGDFNVLATEVYNQVIGQAQFGLGAVIGVALLVPAMFAKLIEKRMTARQHALVTEQSRPLTPKPSARRDLFFSLYAYLVAGLVVSVVAIVVFASFVHLWPYNMSFTLRHYRFDVQNGTDPLWNSVFVAFATAIVGIIVTGLGAIVVHKFKTALTGPLSFLAILPAAVPGIVLGLGYILVFNDPHNPLNFLYGTFALIVILEVYYNHAHAFLISSTSLKQIGATFDEASTTLGGTSMTTLRKVTLPLIWPTLLGVGVFYFMRSMVSLSAVIFLVTPSTQLASVSVLQLSDRGAINQAAAFSVCIMGIVVLCLIVVRVLMRLAGVRDVSLIR from the coding sequence ATGAGCGACGCCGTGAAGACCGCAAGCCGCCCCGCGCGCGGCATCGACATTGCCGACCGCGCCAGCGTCTGGGCGATGACGCTGTTCGTCGCAGCGCTCCTGATCATCTTCCTGCTGCTGCCGTTGCTGGGCATTCTGATGCGCAGCCTCGAGACCCCCGACGGTCTCGGCTTGGGCAATTTCATCGCCACCTTCTCGACCATGCGGTTCTGGGAGCTTGTCGGCGACAGCATTCTGGTCTCGCTCACCTCCACGGCAATCGTGGTGGTGGTTGCCTATGGCTATGCCTATGCGCTGCAGCGCGCGATCATCCCCGGCAAATGGTTCCTGCGGACCGTGATCCTGGTGCCGCTGTTCGCGCCGTCGCTGGTTCAGGCGCAGGGACTGATCCTGCTTCTCGGGCGTAACGGCATCCTCAACCGCTATCTCGATTTCGATCTCGATATCTACGGCTTCTGGGGCGTGGCGATCGCCAATGCGCTTTACGCCTTTCCCTACGCCTTCCTGATCCTTTCGGCGGCGCTCGCCGTGGCGGATGCCCGGATCTATGAGAGCGCCGAGGCGCTCGGCGCCGGCCCGCTGCGGATTTTCCGCGACGTCACCCTGCCCGCCACCCGCTACGGGTTGGCGGCCACGCTGTTCATCGTGTTCATGCTGGCAATCACCGATTTCGGTAATCCGATGGTGATCGGCGGCGATTTCAACGTGCTGGCGACGGAAGTCTACAATCAGGTCATCGGTCAGGCCCAGTTCGGCCTCGGCGCGGTCATCGGCGTGGCGCTGCTGGTCCCGGCCATGTTCGCCAAGCTGATCGAAAAGCGGATGACGGCACGTCAGCACGCGTTGGTCACCGAGCAGTCCCGTCCCCTGACGCCAAAACCCTCGGCCCGGCGCGACCTGTTCTTCTCGCTCTATGCCTATCTGGTGGCGGGCCTGGTCGTGTCCGTCGTCGCCATTGTCGTGTTCGCAAGCTTCGTGCATCTGTGGCCATACAATATGAGCTTCACGCTGCGCCACTACCGGTTCGACGTGCAGAACGGCACGGATCCGCTCTGGAACAGCGTGTTCGTCGCTTTCGCGACCGCCATTGTCGGCATCATCGTCACCGGGCTCGGCGCGATTGTCGTGCACAAGTTCAAGACCGCGCTGACCGGTCCGCTGTCGTTTCTGGCGATCCTGCCGGCCGCCGTGCCCGGCATCGTGCTCGGTCTCGGCTATATCCTGGTGTTCAACGACCCCCACAACCCGCTCAATTTCCTCTACGGCACCTTTGCGCTGATCGTCATTCTCGAGGTCTATTACAACCACGCCCACGCCTTCCTGATCTCGTCCACCAGCCTGAAGCAGATCGGCGCGACCTTCGACGAGGCCTCGACGACGCTCGGCGGCACCTCGATGACCACCTTGCGCAAGGTCACCCTGCCGCTCATCTGGCCGACCCTTCTGGGTGTGGGCGTGTTCTATTTCATGCGATCCATGGTCTCGTTGTCGGCGGTGATCTTTCTCGTCACCCCCTCGACCCAGCTTGCCTCCGTTTCGGTGCTGCAATTGTCGGATCGCGGCGCGATCAACCAGGCGGCCGCCTTTTCGGTCTGCATCATGGGGATCGTGGTGCTTTGCCTGATCGTCGTGCGCGTGCTGATGCGGCTCGCCGGCGTCAGAGACGTAAGTCTCATAAGATAA
- a CDS encoding ABC transporter permease: MNIRSVPLTAWIGMAGIAIAVIAAVFAPFLAPYGENQVVGSPWEAASAAFPLGTDNLGRDLLSRMIYGARMTLFVSFCATVLAFSLGVVLSFVAAVMRGIVDMGLSRLNDLMMSIPTLIFALIVLAALPQNLFVLIVVMAVLDSTRVFRLGRALAGDIAVMDFVEAARLRGEKTVWIVFREILPNAMTPLLAEFGLRLAFAVLFISTLSFLGLGIQPPTADWGGMVKDNKDGIIFGVSAALVPGAAIAALTISINLVVDWLLKRTSSLKGGRGG, from the coding sequence ATGAATATCCGTTCCGTTCCGCTGACGGCGTGGATCGGCATGGCCGGTATCGCCATCGCCGTCATCGCCGCCGTCTTTGCGCCCTTTCTCGCGCCCTACGGCGAAAATCAGGTTGTCGGAAGCCCCTGGGAGGCGGCGAGCGCGGCCTTTCCGCTCGGGACCGACAATCTCGGCCGGGACCTGCTGTCGCGCATGATCTACGGCGCGCGCATGACGCTGTTCGTGTCGTTTTGCGCCACCGTGCTTGCCTTCTCGCTGGGCGTTGTCCTGAGCTTCGTAGCGGCCGTCATGCGCGGCATAGTCGATATGGGCCTGTCGCGCCTCAACGACCTGATGATGTCGATCCCGACGCTGATCTTCGCGCTGATCGTGCTGGCGGCGCTGCCCCAGAACCTGTTCGTGCTGATCGTGGTCATGGCGGTGCTCGATTCCACCCGCGTGTTCCGTCTCGGACGGGCACTGGCGGGCGATATCGCCGTGATGGACTTCGTCGAGGCGGCAAGGCTGCGCGGCGAAAAGACGGTCTGGATCGTGTTCCGCGAGATCCTGCCGAACGCGATGACGCCGTTGCTTGCCGAATTCGGCCTGCGGCTCGCCTTCGCCGTTCTGTTCATCTCCACCCTGTCTTTCCTCGGGCTCGGCATCCAGCCGCCGACCGCCGACTGGGGCGGCATGGTCAAGGACAACAAGGACGGCATCATCTTCGGCGTGTCCGCGGCGCTGGTGCCGGGGGCCGCGATTGCCGCGCTCACCATCTCCATCAATCTCGTCGTCGACTGGCTGCTGAAACGCACATCCAGCCTGAAAGGAGGCCGCGGTGGCTGA
- a CDS encoding DeoR/GlpR transcriptional regulator, translated as MERSGEERKKEGRQSSILRLMEKNFYISVEEISDFFTVTTQTARRDILALEKAGRVRRLHGGAVLVGPLEETVYRRRRVDNAEQKQRIGELVADLVPDGASIFIDSGTTCEAIARALSRRNHLRVLTYSLRVATILNENTNFTLAVPGGFVRPIHGGIFQEETPEFIRNFKFDSAIISVSGIDNDGDLCDDDHAESVVATAAMAQSRRTLVAVDSSKFGKRAMVRLGSISDLDTLVTDTMPEGEIRRLLEENDVEIIC; from the coding sequence GTGGAAAGAAGCGGCGAGGAAAGAAAGAAGGAAGGCCGTCAGTCGTCGATACTGCGATTGATGGAGAAGAACTTCTATATCTCCGTAGAGGAGATTTCCGATTTCTTCACGGTGACCACGCAGACGGCCCGGCGCGACATTCTTGCGCTTGAAAAGGCGGGCCGCGTGCGTCGTCTTCATGGCGGCGCGGTTCTCGTCGGCCCGCTGGAGGAAACTGTCTACCGCCGTCGTCGCGTCGACAATGCGGAGCAGAAGCAGCGCATCGGCGAACTTGTCGCCGATCTTGTGCCCGATGGCGCGTCGATCTTCATCGACTCCGGCACGACCTGCGAGGCGATCGCACGCGCGCTGTCGCGCCGCAATCATCTCAGGGTTCTGACCTACAGCCTCAGGGTGGCGACGATCCTGAACGAGAACACCAATTTCACGCTGGCCGTTCCCGGCGGTTTCGTGCGTCCCATTCATGGCGGCATCTTCCAGGAAGAGACGCCCGAATTCATCCGCAACTTCAAGTTCGATAGTGCGATCATCTCGGTGAGCGGCATCGACAATGACGGCGACCTTTGCGACGACGACCATGCCGAAAGCGTTGTGGCGACGGCGGCGATGGCGCAATCGCGCCGCACGCTTGTGGCCGTCGACAGCAGCAAGTTCGGCAAGCGGGCCATGGTGCGGCTGGGGTCGATATCCGACCTGGACACCCTTGTCACCGACACCATGCCGGAGGGGGAAATCCGTCGCCTTCTGGAGGAAAACGACGTCGAGATCATCTGCTGA
- a CDS encoding autotransporter domain-containing protein, with protein sequence MCVDDHERFRDIVVTAGKTVAIDESAALGSSDGLITLDNGGIRTAGPDDDWAQWTGPITALDKAIRFDGRGWIDVSHPTVPVTALKTFSGDGTFEKRGVGTLLLTADSSGFAGTTLVNEGKLLVGDENGAGAIGGSMAVNDGAILGGSGTIGSGAGSLVSIAAGGTLSPGNSIGTLTIDGDLAFASGSIFAVEVDPESGRSDAVTVTGKASLDGTLAHVGFDGVYDPRSTYTVLSAGEIEGEFASVTSDFAFLTPDFLYGTGEIGLKLQRNDRDFASLTQTANQAAVAASVESIGFTAGNQLYDAIVMLPDDPDFIRNGFDQLSGEIHASVKSALIEESGIVRGAEADRLRAAFGTVGASSAPVLAYGPDGANLVAPDQANGIAAWGSAFGAWNTFDGNANAAGLDSATGGLLVGVDIPLAETWRVGALAGYSHSSFDSDDRASSGSSDNYSLGLYAGSQWGGLGFRSGLAYTWHQIDTSRSVFIPGLTNALDSSYDAGTFQAFGELGYQFDLSDVQLEPFANLAYVNLDTDGYGESGGAAALSGASGSSDTTFTTVGARVSSDFMIGATRAKASGMIGWRHAFGDITPSVTQAFAGSTPFAVTGVAVAEDAAVVEAGLDFDLSANTTIGVSYQGQFGDDVSYNGVNARLQVKF encoded by the coding sequence ATGTGCGTGGATGATCATGAGCGCTTCCGCGACATCGTCGTCACCGCCGGCAAGACTGTGGCGATCGACGAAAGCGCGGCACTCGGCTCCTCCGACGGCCTGATCACGCTCGACAATGGCGGCATCCGCACCGCCGGACCGGACGATGACTGGGCTCAGTGGACCGGCCCGATCACGGCGCTCGACAAGGCCATCCGCTTCGACGGCCGGGGCTGGATCGATGTTTCCCACCCGACGGTTCCGGTGACCGCTCTGAAGACATTCTCCGGCGACGGCACGTTTGAAAAGCGCGGCGTCGGCACCCTGCTCTTGACGGCCGACAGCTCCGGCTTTGCCGGCACCACGCTGGTCAACGAGGGCAAGCTGCTGGTGGGCGACGAAAACGGCGCCGGCGCGATCGGCGGCAGCATGGCCGTCAATGACGGCGCGATACTCGGCGGCTCCGGCACGATCGGCTCCGGCGCGGGATCGCTGGTCTCGATTGCCGCGGGCGGCACGCTGTCGCCGGGCAATTCCATCGGCACGTTGACCATCGACGGCGACCTCGCCTTCGCCAGCGGCTCGATCTTCGCCGTCGAAGTCGACCCGGAAAGCGGGCGCAGCGACGCTGTGACCGTCACCGGCAAGGCCTCGCTGGACGGCACGCTCGCCCATGTCGGCTTCGACGGCGTCTACGATCCGCGCTCGACCTACACCGTCCTCTCGGCCGGTGAGATCGAGGGCGAATTCGCAAGCGTCACCTCCGATTTCGCCTTCCTGACGCCCGACTTTCTCTATGGCACGGGCGAAATCGGCCTGAAGCTGCAGCGCAACGACCGCGATTTCGCATCGCTGACTCAAACTGCCAACCAGGCAGCCGTCGCGGCAAGCGTGGAGTCGATCGGCTTTACCGCCGGAAACCAGCTCTATGACGCGATCGTCATGCTGCCGGACGATCCCGATTTCATCCGCAACGGCTTCGACCAGCTTTCCGGCGAGATCCATGCATCGGTCAAATCCGCGCTGATCGAGGAAAGCGGCATCGTCCGCGGCGCGGAGGCCGATCGCCTGCGGGCAGCCTTCGGCACGGTCGGCGCATCGTCGGCGCCGGTTCTGGCCTATGGCCCGGACGGTGCAAACCTCGTCGCTCCCGATCAGGCAAACGGCATCGCCGCCTGGGGCAGCGCCTTCGGAGCGTGGAACACGTTCGACGGCAACGCCAATGCCGCCGGCCTCGACAGCGCGACGGGCGGCCTGCTTGTCGGCGTCGACATCCCGCTTGCCGAAACCTGGCGCGTCGGCGCGCTTGCCGGCTACAGCCATTCGAGCTTCGACAGCGATGACCGCGCGTCGTCCGGTTCCAGCGATAACTACTCGCTCGGCCTCTATGCCGGTTCGCAATGGGGCGGCCTCGGCTTCCGCTCGGGTCTCGCCTATACGTGGCACCAGATCGACACCAGCCGTTCGGTGTTCATCCCGGGCCTTACGAATGCGCTCGACAGCAGCTATGACGCCGGCACCTTCCAGGCGTTCGGAGAACTCGGCTATCAGTTCGACCTCTCCGACGTTCAGCTGGAGCCGTTCGCCAACCTCGCCTATGTCAATCTGGATACGGATGGCTATGGCGAGAGCGGCGGCGCAGCGGCATTGAGCGGCGCAAGCGGCAGCTCAGATACCACCTTCACCACCGTGGGCGCGCGCGTCTCCTCCGACTTCATGATCGGCGCAACGCGAGCAAAGGCAAGCGGCATGATCGGCTGGCGTCACGCCTTTGGCGATATCACGCCGTCCGTCACGCAGGCTTTTGCGGGCTCGACGCCGTTCGCCGTCACCGGCGTCGCCGTTGCCGAGGATGCCGCCGTGGTCGAGGCCGGCCTCGACTTCGACCTGTCGGCCAACACCACGATCGGCGTGTCCTACCAGGGCCAGTTCGGCGACGACGTCAGCTACAACGGCGTCAACGCAAGGCTCCAGGTGAAGTTCTGA
- a CDS encoding ABC transporter substrate-binding protein, producing the protein MRNTKSAIQKTGLNRRAFLASAAAAGFAATASGLLIPRESLAAEEPQRGGHLVLGLDGGQTTDILDPGTYAGSTMFLVGFTWGDRLVTTDPVSGEALPSLAESWTSSDDAKTWTFKLRKDVRFHDGTPFTVNDAAQTLRRHSDKDSTSAALGLLEEIETIEESGGDLVITLKNGNADLPLMLTDYHLQVQKNGGMDDPNSAIGTGPYKLESFEPGIRITFSKNEDDWNEDRGFVDSVEVLVINDNTARIAALSSGKVHFINTLSPKTMSLLSRAPNIETISTKGKGFYSFLMHGDTAPFDNNDLRMALKLAIDREAMLNTVLGGYGTLGNDYPVNDAYALAPTDIPQRAYDPEEAAHYFKKSGHEGPILLRTSDAAFTGAVDASVLFQANAKEAGIDLQLQREPADGYWSNVWNKKPFCASYWGGRATQDIRYTTTQLSTSTWNDTRFKDPEFDKMLLEARAETDQDKRRALYRQMAIMVRDNSGLILPVFNNYLNARSVKMQGWIDDVGNDLSNGQIASRAWLVS; encoded by the coding sequence ATGAGAAACACGAAATCAGCCATTCAGAAGACCGGCCTCAACCGTCGCGCCTTTCTGGCCTCCGCAGCCGCGGCCGGATTTGCGGCGACCGCTTCCGGTCTTCTCATTCCGCGCGAAAGCCTTGCGGCCGAAGAGCCGCAGCGCGGCGGTCATCTCGTTCTCGGCCTCGACGGCGGCCAGACCACCGATATTCTCGATCCCGGCACCTATGCCGGCAGCACCATGTTCCTGGTGGGCTTCACCTGGGGCGACCGGCTGGTGACCACCGATCCGGTATCCGGCGAGGCGCTGCCGAGCCTTGCCGAAAGCTGGACCTCTTCCGACGACGCGAAGACCTGGACCTTCAAGCTGCGCAAGGATGTGCGTTTTCATGACGGCACGCCGTTTACCGTCAACGACGCCGCCCAGACGCTCCGCCGCCATTCCGACAAGGATTCCACCTCCGCGGCTCTCGGCCTTCTCGAAGAGATCGAGACCATCGAGGAAAGCGGCGGGGATCTGGTGATCACGCTGAAGAACGGCAATGCCGACCTGCCGCTGATGCTGACGGACTATCACCTGCAGGTCCAGAAGAACGGCGGCATGGATGACCCCAACAGCGCCATCGGCACGGGCCCCTACAAGCTGGAAAGCTTCGAGCCGGGCATTCGCATTACCTTCTCGAAGAATGAGGATGACTGGAACGAGGATCGCGGCTTCGTCGACAGCGTCGAGGTTCTGGTCATCAACGACAACACCGCCCGCATCGCGGCCCTTTCGTCCGGCAAGGTGCATTTCATCAACACGCTCAGCCCGAAGACGATGTCCTTGCTGTCGCGGGCGCCGAATATCGAAACGATCAGCACCAAGGGCAAGGGCTTCTATTCCTTCCTGATGCATGGCGACACCGCGCCCTTCGATAATAACGATCTCAGAATGGCGCTGAAGCTCGCCATCGACCGCGAGGCGATGCTGAACACGGTGCTCGGCGGCTATGGCACGCTCGGCAACGATTATCCGGTCAACGATGCCTACGCGCTGGCGCCGACCGATATCCCGCAGCGGGCCTACGATCCGGAAGAAGCGGCGCACTACTTCAAGAAATCCGGCCACGAAGGCCCGATCCTGCTGCGCACCTCCGATGCCGCCTTTACCGGCGCGGTCGACGCCTCCGTCCTGTTCCAGGCCAATGCCAAGGAAGCGGGCATCGACCTCCAGCTGCAGCGCGAGCCGGCCGACGGTTACTGGTCGAATGTGTGGAACAAGAAGCCGTTCTGCGCCTCCTATTGGGGCGGCCGGGCGACGCAGGATATCCGCTACACCACAACCCAGCTTTCAACCTCGACCTGGAACGACACCCGTTTCAAGGACCCCGAATTCGACAAGATGCTGCTCGAAGCCCGCGCCGAGACCGACCAGGACAAGCGCCGCGCGCTCTACCGCCAGATGGCGATCATGGTGCGCGACAATAGCGGCCTGATCCTGCCGGTGTTCAACAATTACCTCAATGCCCGCTCGGTGAAGATGCAGGGCTGGATCGACGACGTCGGCAACGACCTGTCCAACGGACAGATCGCCAGCCGCGCCTGGCTCGTTTCTTGA
- a CDS encoding HAD family hydrolase: MTASPIKAILFDKDGTLLDYQRTWAPINRAAAELAASGDPALAAHLLSVGGMDAESGLTSSNSLLAAGNTDEIARAWIEAGAPFTVGELTAALDTLFTAAASDAVPVTNLVKLFRNLHQRGFRLGIASSDSQAAIESLVERLSLTPWIDFIAGYDSGYGVKPEPGMLLAFCAAMGVSPAQTAVVGDNPHDMNMAISGGAGLKVGVLTGTGTRDVLQPLCDVCLPGIQTLATEVFENTPASRT, translated from the coding sequence ATGACGGCCTCCCCCATCAAGGCCATCCTTTTCGACAAGGATGGCACCCTCCTCGATTACCAGCGCACATGGGCGCCCATCAACCGGGCCGCCGCCGAGCTTGCCGCGAGCGGCGATCCGGCGCTTGCCGCGCATCTTCTGAGCGTCGGCGGCATGGACGCCGAAAGCGGACTGACATCGTCAAACAGCCTGCTGGCGGCGGGAAACACCGACGAGATCGCCAGGGCTTGGATCGAGGCCGGCGCGCCTTTCACCGTCGGCGAACTGACCGCCGCGCTCGATACGCTGTTTACAGCCGCGGCCTCCGACGCCGTTCCGGTTACCAATCTGGTCAAGCTGTTTCGCAACCTGCATCAACGCGGCTTCCGGCTCGGCATCGCCAGCAGCGACAGCCAGGCGGCGATCGAAAGTCTTGTGGAGCGGCTGTCGCTGACCCCATGGATCGATTTCATCGCCGGCTATGACAGCGGCTACGGCGTCAAACCGGAACCCGGCATGCTGCTGGCGTTCTGCGCGGCGATGGGCGTCTCCCCGGCGCAGACCGCGGTCGTCGGCGACAATCCCCATGACATGAACATGGCGATCTCCGGCGGGGCGGGCCTCAAGGTCGGCGTTTTGACGGGAACGGGAACGCGCGACGTGTTGCAGCCTCTGTGCGATGTCTGCCTTCCGGGTATCCAGACTCTCGCCACCGAAGTATTCGAAAACACACCGGCTTCGAGGACATGA